A window of Rufibacter sp. LB8 contains these coding sequences:
- a CDS encoding DUF1800 domain-containing protein translates to MKKNLLLLPLLLLLLLPFNLAKANPEKTSLKLPFKKAGLTERQAAAHLLSRFTFGAKPGQIDEVVKMGLENWLQQQLLANAPNPDLEQKLARFEALKMNNQQIVATFPFGGQTLRMAIKDGVLEKNDIGKGEDDPEARKAYRAKLEVYMQQKGLKPARVLQQQVVNQKILRAAYSQNQLQEVLTSFWFNHFNVSLSNRNAAPFILSYERDVIRPNVLGSFEQLLLATAKSPAMLVYLDNFKSTVPQDAKPKLQRKIEDRIVQKMVDKTSADTSGQAAQFMEKSLQARKAQGLNENYAREIMELHTLGVDGGYTQQDVTQAARVFTGWTVNPAINGKNQPPAVAKAMKVAKVTQLKMVQDGDFLFLYNRHDRGAKQVLGTNFPAGGGYEEGVQLIKLLAQHPATAKFISTKLAVRFVNDSPAPSLVEKMAQTFQKTNGDIKAVLATMVSSPEFWSKEALREKTKSPFELAISSVRSLNADVVAPAQLATWITKMGEQLYAYQAPTGFPDKGAYWINTGSLLNRMNFGLALASNKIPGVKLDLEKLNQSREPESAQEALTTYGQFLLPERDLTQTIKQLSPVLQDPALQEKVNTAASKTPSPYTTLNVEEEENTTLMEETTPPKRKKSNRKGTQAMAASKPQPELTEKQFMLAQVVGVLIGSPEFQRR, encoded by the coding sequence ATGAAGAAGAACCTACTGCTTTTGCCTTTGCTGCTGCTTCTTCTGTTGCCGTTTAATTTGGCGAAGGCAAACCCTGAGAAGACCTCCCTAAAACTGCCTTTCAAGAAAGCGGGCCTCACCGAGCGGCAGGCGGCGGCGCATCTGCTCAGCCGTTTTACGTTTGGCGCCAAGCCGGGGCAAATTGACGAAGTGGTGAAAATGGGCCTGGAAAACTGGCTGCAGCAACAATTGCTGGCCAATGCCCCCAATCCAGACCTGGAACAGAAACTGGCTCGGTTTGAGGCCTTGAAGATGAACAACCAGCAGATTGTAGCCACGTTTCCGTTTGGCGGGCAGACCCTACGGATGGCAATAAAAGACGGCGTGCTGGAGAAAAATGATATTGGCAAGGGTGAAGATGACCCCGAAGCCCGGAAAGCCTACCGTGCCAAATTAGAGGTGTACATGCAGCAGAAAGGCTTGAAACCAGCGCGTGTGTTGCAGCAGCAAGTGGTGAACCAGAAGATTCTCAGGGCCGCGTATTCCCAAAACCAGCTGCAGGAAGTGCTTACCAGTTTCTGGTTCAACCATTTCAACGTCTCTTTGTCTAACCGCAACGCGGCACCTTTTATTTTGAGCTATGAACGTGATGTGATTAGGCCTAACGTGCTGGGTTCTTTTGAGCAATTGCTACTGGCCACGGCCAAATCTCCGGCCATGTTGGTGTACTTAGACAATTTTAAAAGCACCGTTCCGCAAGACGCCAAACCCAAACTTCAGCGGAAGATAGAGGACCGCATCGTCCAGAAAATGGTGGACAAAACCAGCGCAGATACCTCAGGGCAAGCCGCGCAATTCATGGAGAAATCCTTACAGGCCAGAAAAGCCCAGGGTCTGAACGAGAATTACGCCCGCGAAATCATGGAACTGCACACCTTGGGCGTAGATGGCGGCTACACCCAGCAAGACGTAACCCAGGCGGCGCGCGTGTTCACCGGCTGGACCGTTAACCCGGCCATCAACGGCAAAAACCAGCCGCCCGCCGTCGCCAAAGCCATGAAAGTAGCCAAGGTCACGCAACTCAAAATGGTGCAAGACGGCGATTTCCTGTTTCTCTACAATCGGCATGACCGCGGCGCCAAACAGGTTCTGGGCACTAATTTTCCGGCCGGCGGCGGCTATGAAGAAGGCGTACAACTGATTAAACTCCTAGCGCAACATCCGGCCACGGCCAAATTCATCTCCACCAAATTGGCCGTCAGGTTTGTGAACGATTCTCCCGCGCCCAGCCTGGTGGAGAAAATGGCCCAGACTTTCCAGAAAACCAACGGCGACATAAAAGCAGTGCTGGCTACCATGGTTTCCTCGCCGGAATTCTGGAGCAAAGAGGCGCTGCGCGAAAAAACGAAATCGCCGTTTGAATTGGCCATCAGTTCTGTGAGAAGTTTGAACGCCGACGTGGTCGCGCCCGCGCAGTTAGCCACCTGGATTACCAAAATGGGCGAGCAACTCTACGCCTACCAAGCCCCCACCGGCTTCCCCGACAAAGGCGCGTACTGGATTAACACGGGCTCGCTGCTCAATAGAATGAACTTCGGGCTGGCGCTGGCTTCCAACAAAATACCGGGCGTAAAACTTGATTTAGAGAAGCTGAACCAAAGCCGTGAGCCCGAAAGCGCGCAGGAAGCTTTGACCACCTACGGCCAATTCCTTTTGCCCGAACGTGACTTGACCCAGACCATCAAACAATTGTCACCCGTGTTGCAGGACCCTGCGCTGCAGGAAAAAGTGAACACTGCCGCCAGCAAAACGCCCTCTCCTTATACTACTTTGAATGTAGAGGAAGAGGAAAACACCACGCTGATGGAGGAAACTACTCCGCCCAAACGCAAAAAAAGCAACCGGAA